The nucleotide sequence ATTTTTATATGCAAAAATTAATCGGTCAGCTTCTTGATGTAGATTACATGATGGTTAATAATAAACCTCTTTTAAGAATTTTTTGTAAACAAAAAGATGGAAAAACAATTTGTCTTCTGTATAATAAATATTTACCATATTTTTATTTAGTTTCTCCTGAAGAAAATTATGAAGATATTAAAAAAAATATTTTAAAAGTATATCCAAACTTAAAATTTGAAATTTTAGAAAAATTTCTTCCAATAGGATATAACAAAAAAGTAAAAGCATTAAAAATTATTGGAAATGATCCTTCAAAAATTCCAGAAATAAGAGGTCTAGCTGAAAAATTTGGAACATGTTATGAAGCAGACATTTTATTTAAATATA is from Candidatus Pacearchaeota archaeon and encodes:
- a CDS encoding 3'-5' exonuclease, whose amino-acid sequence is MQKLIGQLLDVDYMMVNNKPLLRIFCKQKDGKTICLLYNKYLPYFYLVSPEENYEDIKKNILKVYPNLKFEILEKFLPIGYNKKVKALKIIGNDPSKIPEIRGLAEKFGTCYEADILFKYRFMADMQLRGMEWIEADGKPAKTNTVNCDCFEINSIKKIDIQENAPLKYLSLDIECITDATD